The sequence AGAATCCGATGGAAGATAATCTTTTACACCCGATGGAAGTTCATGCTTGGTGTGCATCTACAAGATGACCTTTTCAACAGATATGACGTTATCCAATTTGCTTAACCCATTCATTATCTCTTCGGACGGCTCATCATCGATATTAAGAAGCGCTATGGCTCCACTGCCGACCGACTCCCTTCCAAGTTCCATCCGTGCAATATTTATATTGTGTTTGCCGAGATATGTACCAAGGTTACCTATAACGCCAGGTTTGTCCTGATTTCTCAATACAAGTATGTTGCCTTCGGGTATGGCTTCGATATAAAAGTTCTCAATCATTGTTATTCTTGCATGTTTTTTACCAAGCACTGCGCCTGATATTCTCCTAACACCCTGTTTTGTATTTAATTTTATCGTAATCATATTTGTAAAGTCTAATGCCTGGCTTGTTCTTGTTTCACTTACACTAAGCCCGGATTCCCTTGCAAGCATATTTGCATTTATGTAGTTCACTTCTTCACCATAGATCTTCTGTAAATAGCCTTTTAGACTTGCAATCGTAACAGGTTGTGTATTAAGTTCTGTAACCTCGCCGCTATACTCAATGGTAAACTCGTTAACGGAATTTTTATAAAGCTGCCCCATAAAACTGCCAAGCTTTTCAGCAAGCCTTATGTATGGCTCCAAATATGGATACATCTCACCGCTTATAGATGGGTAGTTGACAGCATTATTTATTTCCCCTTTTGTGAAGTAAGCCACGAACTGTTTTGCTATATCAACGGACACATTTACCTGCGCCTCGTGGGTTGAGGCACCAAGGTGCGGAGTGGCTATTAAATTTTCAAGTTTTAACAAAGGATGCTCAACAGGAGGTTCTACCTCAAACACATCAAGAGCGGCAGAGCTAACCTTACCCGACTGCAGTGCCTCATAAAGATCGGTTTCATTGATGATACCACCTCTTGCACAGTTAACAAGCATAACGCCCTTTTTCATCTTTTCAAATACAGATTTGTTCAGCATGCCTTTTGTTTCTTTTGTAACAGGCGTATGCACCGAAATGATGTCTGCTGTTTTATAGAGTTCATCAAGTTCAACCTTTTTTGCACCAACCTTTGCAGCCTTTTCTTCCGTTATAAAAGGATCATACACTATGACCCGCATCTTTAGTCCGATAGCCCTGTCAGCGAGTATACTTCCTATATTGCCAA comes from Deltaproteobacteria bacterium and encodes:
- the serA gene encoding phosphoglycerate dehydrogenase; the encoded protein is MGKILVSDGIADEGLKILTSSNIEVDVRKKTSAEELLELIPAYEGLIVRSATKVTDDIIKKGNKLKIIGRAGIGVDNVDVVAATKKGIIVMNTPGGNSITTAEHTLAMIMSMARRIPQATASLKEGKWEKNKFMGVELYNKVLGIIGFGNIGSILADRAIGLKMRVIVYDPFITEEKAAKVGAKKVELDELYKTADIISVHTPVTKETKGMLNKSVFEKMKKGVMLVNCARGGIINETDLYEALQSGKVSSAALDVFEVEPPVEHPLLKLENLIATPHLGASTHEAQVNVSVDIAKQFVAYFTKGEINNAVNYPSISGEMYPYLEPYIRLAEKLGSFMGQLYKNSVNEFTIEYSGEVTELNTQPVTIASLKGYLQKIYGEEVNYINANMLARESGLSVSETRTSQALDFTNMITIKLNTKQGVRRISGAVLGKKHARITMIENFYIEAIPEGNILVLRNQDKPGVIGNLGTYLGKHNINIARMELGRESVGSGAIALLNIDDEPSEEIMNGLSKLDNVISVEKVIL